The Oncorhynchus keta strain PuntledgeMale-10-30-2019 chromosome 17, Oket_V2, whole genome shotgun sequence genome has a window encoding:
- the LOC118371659 gene encoding Kruppel-like factor 18 isoform X20 — translation MDLYCVWLIIFGLTLTSTLRILEWPPLNCTQLDLQCSVQINNCSDDGWIKPRHQAPNGPLWHSGSQQHVFVRRGESGDLLPVMSLSWSLQINGGVINGTSGTEVHVTEEDSNQSICVRYIFHNKIQNMMINWKPWTFSLDRVVVDPENNYSVSIYNLPKPDLGNYRLDKIFTIPGCKDPSIKAAKVCLENGSLWDPQLSWTVSVDGGERLIITVGFNTAEFSDEYQISIQNTQHSRHVMRVGICGQQHSQHVMRVGICGQQHSQHVMRVGICGQQHSQHVMRVGICGQQHSQHVMRVGICGQQHSQHVTRVGICGQQHSQHVTRVGICGQQHSQHVTRVGICGQQHSQHVTRVGICGQQHSQHVTRVGICGQQHSQHVTRVGICGQQHSQHVTRVGICGQQHSQHVTRVGICGQQHSQHVTRVGICGQQHSQHVTRVGICGQQHSQHVTRVGICGQQHSQHVTRVGICGQQHSQHVTRVGICGQQHSQHVTRVGICGQQHSQHVTRVGICGQQHSQHVTRVGICGQQHSQHVTRVGICGQQHSQHVTRVGICGQQHSQHVTRVGICGQQHSQHVTRVGICGQQHSMMKHR, via the exons GATCTCCAATGCAGCGTTCAAATTA ATAACTGTTCAGACGACGGCTGGATTAAACCCAGACACCAGGCGCCTAACGGTCCTCTGTGGCACTCAGGTTCACAGCAGCATGTGTttgtgaggagaggggagagtggtgaTCTGCTACCCGTGATGTCTCTGAGCTGGAGCCTTCAGATCAATG GAGGTGTAATCAATGGGACCAGTGGGACCGAGGTGCACGTCACTGAAGAGGACAGCAATCAAAGCATATGTGTCCGATACATCTTCcataacaaaatacaaaacatgaTGATTAACTGGAAGCCG TGGACATTTTCCTTGGACAGAGTTGTGGTGGACCCCGAAAACAATTATTCTGTTTCGATCTACAATTTACCAAAACCAGACCTGGGGAATTACAGACTTGACAAAATCTTTACAATCCCAG GATGCAAGGATCCAAGCATAAAAGCAGCCAAGGTGTGTTTGGAAAACG GCAGTCTTTGGGATCCCCAGTTGTCCTGGACTGTGTcagtggatggaggagagagactgatcaTCACAGTGGGTTTTAATACAGCTGAGTTCTCTGACGAATACCAGATATCCATCCAGAACACTCAACACTCACggcatgtcatgagggtaggtaTCTGTGGTCAACAACACTCACagcatgtcatgagggtaggtaTCTGTGGTCAACAACACTCACagcatgtcatgagggtaggtaTCTGTGGTCAACAACACTCACagcatgtcatgagggtaggtaTCTGTGGTCAACAACACTCACagcatgtcatgagggtag GTATCTGTGGTCAACAACACTCACAGCATGTCACGAGGGTAGGTATCTGTGGTCAACAACACTCACAACATGTCACGAGGGTAGGTATCTGTGGTCAACAACACTCACAGCATGTCACGAGGGTAGGTATCTGTGGTCAACAACACTCACAGCATGTCACGAGGGTAGGTATCTGTGGTCAACAACACTCACAGCATGTCACGAGGGTAG GTATCTGTGGTCAACAACACTCACAGCATGTCACGAGGGTAGGTATCTGTGGTCAACAACACTCACAGCATGTCACGAGGGTAGGTATCTGTGGTCAACAACACTCACAGCATGTCACGAGGGTAGGTATCTGTGGTCAACAACACTCACAGCATGTCACGAGGGTAGGTATCTGTGGTCAACAACACTCACAGCATGTCACGAGGGTAGGTATCTGTGGTCAACAACACTCACAGCATGTCACGAGGGTAGGTATCTGTGGTCAACAACACTCACAACATGTCACGAGGGTAGGTATCTGTGGTCAACAACACTCACAACATGTCACGAGGGTAGGTATCTGTGGTCAACAACACTCACAACATGTCACGAGGGTAG GTATCTGTGGTCAACAACACTCACAGCATGTCACGAGGGTAGGTATCTGTGGTCAACAACACTCACAGCATGTCACGAGGGTAGGTATCTGTGGTCAACAACACTCACAGCATGTCACGAGGGTAGGTATCTGTGGTCAACAACACTCACAGCATGTCACGAGGGTAGGTATCTGTGGTCAACAACACTCACAACATGTCACGAGGGTAGGTATCTGTGGTCAACAACACTCACAGCATGTCACGAGGGTAGGTATCTGTGGTCAACAACACTCAATGATGAAACATCGGTAA
- the LOC118371659 gene encoding Kruppel-like factor 18 isoform X26, with the protein MDLYCVWLIIFGLTLTSTLRILEWPPLNCTQLDLQCSVQINNCSDDGWIKPRHQAPNGPLWHSGSQQHVFVRRGESGDLLPVMSLSWSLQINGGVINGTSGTEVHVTEEDSNQSICVRYIFHNKIQNMMINWKPWTFSLDRVVVDPENNYSVSIYNLPKPDLGNYRLDKIFTIPGCKDPSIKAAKVCLENGSLWDPQLSWTVSVDGGERLIITVGFNTAEFSDEYQISIQNTQHSRHVMRVGICGQQHSQHVMRVGICGQQHSQHVMRVGICGQQHSQHVMRVGICGQQHSQHVMRVGICGQQHSQHVTRVGICGQQHSQHVTRVGICGQQHSQHVTRVGICGQQHSQHVTRVGICGQQHSQHVTRVGICGQQHSQHVTRVGICGQQHSQHVTRVGICGQQHSQHVTRVGICGQQHSQHVTRVGICGQQHSQHVTRVGICGQQHSQHVTRVGICGQQHSQHVTRVGICGQQHSQHVTRVGICGQQHSQHVTRVGICGQQHSQHVTRVGICGQQHSQHVTRVGICGQQHSQHVTRVGICGQQHSQHVTRVGICGQQHSQHVTRVGICGQQHSQHVTRVGICGQQHSMMKHR; encoded by the exons GATCTCCAATGCAGCGTTCAAATTA ATAACTGTTCAGACGACGGCTGGATTAAACCCAGACACCAGGCGCCTAACGGTCCTCTGTGGCACTCAGGTTCACAGCAGCATGTGTttgtgaggagaggggagagtggtgaTCTGCTACCCGTGATGTCTCTGAGCTGGAGCCTTCAGATCAATG GAGGTGTAATCAATGGGACCAGTGGGACCGAGGTGCACGTCACTGAAGAGGACAGCAATCAAAGCATATGTGTCCGATACATCTTCcataacaaaatacaaaacatgaTGATTAACTGGAAGCCG TGGACATTTTCCTTGGACAGAGTTGTGGTGGACCCCGAAAACAATTATTCTGTTTCGATCTACAATTTACCAAAACCAGACCTGGGGAATTACAGACTTGACAAAATCTTTACAATCCCAG GATGCAAGGATCCAAGCATAAAAGCAGCCAAGGTGTGTTTGGAAAACG GCAGTCTTTGGGATCCCCAGTTGTCCTGGACTGTGTcagtggatggaggagagagactgatcaTCACAGTGGGTTTTAATACAGCTGAGTTCTCTGACGAATACCAGATATCCATCCAGAACACTCAACACTCACggcatgtcatgagggtaggtaTCTGTGGTCAACAACACTCACagcatgtcatgagggtaggtaTCTGTGGTCAACAACACTCACagcatgtcatgagggtaggtaTCTGTGGTCAACAACACTCACagcatgtcatgagggtaggtaTCTGTGGTCAACAACACTCACagcatgtcatgagggtag GTATCTGTGGTCAACAACACTCACAGCATGTCACGAGGGTAGGTATCTGTGGTCAACAACACTCACAACATGTCACGAGGGTAG GTATCTGTGGTCAACAACACTCACAACATGTCACGAGGGTAGGTATCTGTGGTCAACAACACTCACAGCATGTCACGAGGGTAG GTATCTGTGGTCAACAACACTCACAACATGTCACGAGGGTAGGTATCTGTGGTCAACAACACTCACAGCATGTCACGAGGGTAGGTATCTGTGGTCAACAACACTCACAGCATGTCACGAGGGTAGGTATCTGTGGTCAACAACACTCACAGCATGTCACGAGGGTAGGTATCTGTGGTCAACAACACTCACAGCATGTCACGAGGGTAGGTATCTGTGGTCAACAACACTCACAGCATGTCACGAGGGTAGGTATCTGTGGTCAACAACACTCACAGCATGTCACGAGGGTAGGTATCTGTGGTCAACAACACTCACAACATGTCACGAGGGTAGGTATCTGTGGTCAACAACACTCACAACATGTCACGAGGGTAGGTATCTGTGGTCAACAACACTCACAACATGTCACGAGGGTAG GTATCTGTGGTCAACAACACTCACAGCATGTCACGAGGGTAGGTATCTGTGGTCAACAACACTCACAGCATGTCACGAGGGTAGGTATCTGTGGTCAACAACACTCACAGCATGTCACGAGGGTAGGTATCTGTGGTCAACAACACTCACAGCATGTCACGAGGGTAGGTATCTGTGGTCAACAACACTCACAACATGTCACGAGGGTAGGTATCTGTGGTCAACAACACTCACAGCATGTCACGAGGGTAGGTATCTGTGGTCAACAACACTCAATGATGAAACATCGGTAA
- the LOC118371659 gene encoding Kruppel-like factor 18 isoform X24, whose amino-acid sequence MDLYCVWLIIFGLTLTSTLRILEWPPLNCTQLDLQCSVQINNCSDDGWIKPRHQAPNGPLWHSGSQQHVFVRRGESGDLLPVMSLSWSLQINGGVINGTSGTEVHVTEEDSNQSICVRYIFHNKIQNMMINWKPWTFSLDRVVVDPENNYSVSIYNLPKPDLGNYRLDKIFTIPGCKDPSIKAAKVCLENGSLWDPQLSWTVSVDGGERLIITVGFNTAEFSDEYQISIQNTQHSRHVMRVGICGQQHSQHVMRVGICGQQHSQHVMRVGICGQQHSQHVMRVGICGQQHSQHVMRVGICGQQHSQHVTRVGICGQQHSQHVTRVGICGQQHSQHVTRVGICGQQHSQHVTRVGICGQQHSQHVTRVGICGQQHSQHVTRVGICGQQHSQHVTRVGICGQQHSQHVTRVGICGQQHSQHVTRVGICGQQHSQHVTRVGICGQQHSQHVTRVGICGQQHSQHVTRVGICGQQHSQHVTRVGICGQQHSQHVTRVGICGQQHSQHVTRVGICGQQHSQHVTRVGICGQQHSQHVTRVGICGQQHSQHVTRVGICGQQHSQHVTRVGICGQQHSQHVTRVGICGQQHSMMKHR is encoded by the exons GATCTCCAATGCAGCGTTCAAATTA ATAACTGTTCAGACGACGGCTGGATTAAACCCAGACACCAGGCGCCTAACGGTCCTCTGTGGCACTCAGGTTCACAGCAGCATGTGTttgtgaggagaggggagagtggtgaTCTGCTACCCGTGATGTCTCTGAGCTGGAGCCTTCAGATCAATG GAGGTGTAATCAATGGGACCAGTGGGACCGAGGTGCACGTCACTGAAGAGGACAGCAATCAAAGCATATGTGTCCGATACATCTTCcataacaaaatacaaaacatgaTGATTAACTGGAAGCCG TGGACATTTTCCTTGGACAGAGTTGTGGTGGACCCCGAAAACAATTATTCTGTTTCGATCTACAATTTACCAAAACCAGACCTGGGGAATTACAGACTTGACAAAATCTTTACAATCCCAG GATGCAAGGATCCAAGCATAAAAGCAGCCAAGGTGTGTTTGGAAAACG GCAGTCTTTGGGATCCCCAGTTGTCCTGGACTGTGTcagtggatggaggagagagactgatcaTCACAGTGGGTTTTAATACAGCTGAGTTCTCTGACGAATACCAGATATCCATCCAGAACACTCAACACTCACggcatgtcatgagggtaggtaTCTGTGGTCAACAACACTCACagcatgtcatgagggtaggtaTCTGTGGTCAACAACACTCACagcatgtcatgagggtaggtaTCTGTGGTCAACAACACTCACagcatgtcatgagggtaggtaTCTGTGGTCAACAACACTCACagcatgtcatgagggtag GTATCTGTGGTCAACAACACTCACAGCATGTCACGAGGGTAGGTATCTGTGGTCAACAACACTCACAACATGTCACGAGGGTAG GTATCTGTGGTCAACAACACTCACAACATGTCACGAGGGTAGGTATCTGTGGTCAACAACACTCACAACATGTCACGAGGGTAGGTATCTGTGGTCAACAACACTCACAACATGTCACGAGGGTAGGTATCTGTGGTCAACAACACTCACAGCATGTCACGAGGGTAGGTATCTGTGGTCAACAACACTCACAGCATGTCACGAGGGTAGGTATCTGTGGTCAACAACACTCACAGCATGTCACGAGGGTAGGTATCTGTGGTCAACAACACTCACAGCATGTCACGAGGGTAGGTATCTGTGGTCAACAACACTCACAGCATGTCACGAGGGTAGGTATCTGTGGTCAACAACACTCACAGCATGTCACGAGGGTAGGTATCTGTGGTCAACAACACTCACAACATGTCACGAGGGTAGGTATCTGTGGTCAACAACACTCACAACATGTCACGAGGGTAGGTATCTGTGGTCAACAACACTCACAACATGTCACGAGGGTAG GTATCTGTGGTCAACAACACTCACAGCATGTCACGAGGGTAGGTATCTGTGGTCAACAACACTCACAGCATGTCACGAGGGTAGGTATCTGTGGTCAACAACACTCACAGCATGTCACGAGGGTAGGTATCTGTGGTCAACAACACTCACAGCATGTCACGAGGGTAGGTATCTGTGGTCAACAACACTCACAACATGTCACGAGGGTAGGTATCTGTGGTCAACAACACTCACAGCATGTCACGAGGGTAGGTATCTGTGGTCAACAACACTCAATGATGAAACATCGGTAA
- the LOC118371659 gene encoding Kruppel-like factor 18 isoform X22, with protein sequence MDLYCVWLIIFGLTLTSTLRILEWPPLNCTQLDLQCSVQINNCSDDGWIKPRHQAPNGPLWHSGSQQHVFVRRGESGDLLPVMSLSWSLQINGGVINGTSGTEVHVTEEDSNQSICVRYIFHNKIQNMMINWKPWTFSLDRVVVDPENNYSVSIYNLPKPDLGNYRLDKIFTIPGCKDPSIKAAKVCLENGSLWDPQLSWTVSVDGGERLIITVGFNTAEFSDEYQISIQNTQHSRHVMRVGICGQQHSQHVMRVGICGQQHSQHVMRVGICGQQHSQHVMRVGICGQQHSQHVMRVGICGQQHSQHVTRVGICGQQHSQHVTRVGICGQQHSQHVTRVGICGQQHSQHVTRVGICGQQHSQHVTRVGICGQQHSQHVTRVGICGQQHSQHVTRVGICGQQHSQHVTRVGICGQQHSQHVTRVGICGQQHSQHVTRVGICGQQHSQHVTRVGICGQQHSQHVTRVGICGQQHSQHVTRVGICGQQHSQHVTRVGICGQQHSQHVTRVGICGQQHSQHVTRVGICGQQHSQHVTRVGICGQQHSQHVTRVGICGQQHSQHVTRVGICGQQHSQHVTRVGICGQQHSMMKHR encoded by the exons GATCTCCAATGCAGCGTTCAAATTA ATAACTGTTCAGACGACGGCTGGATTAAACCCAGACACCAGGCGCCTAACGGTCCTCTGTGGCACTCAGGTTCACAGCAGCATGTGTttgtgaggagaggggagagtggtgaTCTGCTACCCGTGATGTCTCTGAGCTGGAGCCTTCAGATCAATG GAGGTGTAATCAATGGGACCAGTGGGACCGAGGTGCACGTCACTGAAGAGGACAGCAATCAAAGCATATGTGTCCGATACATCTTCcataacaaaatacaaaacatgaTGATTAACTGGAAGCCG TGGACATTTTCCTTGGACAGAGTTGTGGTGGACCCCGAAAACAATTATTCTGTTTCGATCTACAATTTACCAAAACCAGACCTGGGGAATTACAGACTTGACAAAATCTTTACAATCCCAG GATGCAAGGATCCAAGCATAAAAGCAGCCAAGGTGTGTTTGGAAAACG GCAGTCTTTGGGATCCCCAGTTGTCCTGGACTGTGTcagtggatggaggagagagactgatcaTCACAGTGGGTTTTAATACAGCTGAGTTCTCTGACGAATACCAGATATCCATCCAGAACACTCAACACTCACggcatgtcatgagggtaggtaTCTGTGGTCAACAACACTCACagcatgtcatgagggtaggtaTCTGTGGTCAACAACACTCACagcatgtcatgagggtaggtaTCTGTGGTCAACAACACTCACagcatgtcatgagggtaggtaTCTGTGGTCAACAACACTCACagcatgtcatgagggtag GTATCTGTGGTCAACAACACTCACAGCATGTCACGAGGGTAGGTATCTGTGGTCAACAACACTCACAACATGTCACGAGGGTAGGTATCTGTGGTCAACAACACTCACAGCATGTCACGAGGGTAGGTATCTGTGGTCAACAACACTCACAGCATGTCACGAGGGTAG GTATCTGTGGTCAACAACACTCACAACATGTCACGAGGGTAGGTATCTGTGGTCAACAACACTCACAGCATGTCACGAGGGTAGGTATCTGTGGTCAACAACACTCACAGCATGTCACGAGGGTAGGTATCTGTGGTCAACAACACTCACAGCATGTCACGAGGGTAGGTATCTGTGGTCAACAACACTCACAGCATGTCACGAGGGTAGGTATCTGTGGTCAACAACACTCACAGCATGTCACGAGGGTAGGTATCTGTGGTCAACAACACTCACAGCATGTCACGAGGGTAGGTATCTGTGGTCAACAACACTCACAACATGTCACGAGGGTAGGTATCTGTGGTCAACAACACTCACAACATGTCACGAGGGTAGGTATCTGTGGTCAACAACACTCACAACATGTCACGAGGGTAG GTATCTGTGGTCAACAACACTCACAGCATGTCACGAGGGTAGGTATCTGTGGTCAACAACACTCACAGCATGTCACGAGGGTAGGTATCTGTGGTCAACAACACTCACAGCATGTCACGAGGGTAGGTATCTGTGGTCAACAACACTCACAGCATGTCACGAGGGTAGGTATCTGTGGTCAACAACACTCACAACATGTCACGAGGGTAGGTATCTGTGGTCAACAACACTCACAGCATGTCACGAGGGTAGGTATCTGTGGTCAACAACACTCAATGATGAAACATCGGTAA
- the LOC118371659 gene encoding Kruppel-like factor 18 isoform X38 encodes MDLYCVWLIIFGLTLTSTLRILEWPPLNCTQLDLQCSVQINNCSDDGWIKPRHQAPNGPLWHSGSQQHVFVRRGESGDLLPVMSLSWSLQINGGVINGTSGTEVHVTEEDSNQSICVRYIFHNKIQNMMINWKPWTFSLDRVVVDPENNYSVSIYNLPKPDLGNYRLDKIFTIPGCKDPSIKAAKVCLENGSLWDPQLSWTVSVDGGERLIITVGFNTAEFSDEYQISIQNTQHSRHVMRVGICGQQHSQHVMRVGICGQQHSQHVMRVGICGQQHSQHVMRVGICGQQHSQHVMRVGICGQQHSQHVTRVGICGQQHSQHVTRVGICGQQHSQHVTRVGICGQQHSQHVTRVGICGQQHSQHVTRVGICGQQHSQHVTRVGICGQQHSQHVTRVGICGQQHSQHVTRVGICGQQHSQHVTRVGICGQQHSQHVTRVGICGQQHSQHVTRVGICGQQHSQHVTRVGICGQQHSQHVTRVGICGQQHSQHVTRVGICGQQHSQHVTRVGICGQQHSQHVTRVGICGQQHSQHVTRVGICGQQHSQHVTRVGICGQQHSQHVTRVGICGQQHSMMKHR; translated from the exons GATCTCCAATGCAGCGTTCAAATTA ATAACTGTTCAGACGACGGCTGGATTAAACCCAGACACCAGGCGCCTAACGGTCCTCTGTGGCACTCAGGTTCACAGCAGCATGTGTttgtgaggagaggggagagtggtgaTCTGCTACCCGTGATGTCTCTGAGCTGGAGCCTTCAGATCAATG GAGGTGTAATCAATGGGACCAGTGGGACCGAGGTGCACGTCACTGAAGAGGACAGCAATCAAAGCATATGTGTCCGATACATCTTCcataacaaaatacaaaacatgaTGATTAACTGGAAGCCG TGGACATTTTCCTTGGACAGAGTTGTGGTGGACCCCGAAAACAATTATTCTGTTTCGATCTACAATTTACCAAAACCAGACCTGGGGAATTACAGACTTGACAAAATCTTTACAATCCCAG GATGCAAGGATCCAAGCATAAAAGCAGCCAAGGTGTGTTTGGAAAACG GCAGTCTTTGGGATCCCCAGTTGTCCTGGACTGTGTcagtggatggaggagagagactgatcaTCACAGTGGGTTTTAATACAGCTGAGTTCTCTGACGAATACCAGATATCCATCCAGAACACTCAACACTCACggcatgtcatgagggtaggtaTCTGTGGTCAACAACACTCACagcatgtcatgagggtaggtaTCTGTGGTCAACAACACTCACagcatgtcatgagggtaggtaTCTGTGGTCAACAACACTCACagcatgtcatgagggtaggtaTCTGTGGTCAACAACACTCACagcatgtcatgagggtag GTATCTGTGGTCAACAACACTCACAGCATGTCACGAGGGTAGGTATCTGTGGTCAACAACACTCACAACATGTCACGAGGGTAGGTATCTGTGGTCAACAACACTCACAGCATGTCACGAGGGTAGGTATCTGTGGTCAACAACACTCACAGCATGTCACGAGGGTAGGTATCTGTGGTCAACAACACTCACAGCATGTCACGAGGGTAGGTATCTGTGGTCAACAACACTCACAACATGTCACGAGGGTAGGTATCTGTGGTCAACAACACTCACAGCATGTCACGAGGGTAGGTATCTGTGGTCAACAACACTCACAGCATGTCACGAGGGTAGGTATCTGTGGTCAACAACACTCACAACATGTCACGAGGGTAG GTATCTGTGGTCAACAACACTCACAGCATGTCACGAGGGTAGGTATCTGTGGTCAACAACACTCACAACATGTCACGAGGGTAGGTATCTGTGGTCAACAACACTCACAACATGTCACGAGGGTAGGTATCTGTGGTCAACAACACTCACAACATGTCACGAGGGTAG GTATCTGTGGTCAACAACACTCACAGCATGTCACGAGGGTAGGTATCTGTGGTCAACAACACTCACAGCATGTCACGAGGGTAGGTATCTGTGGTCAACAACACTCACAGCATGTCACGAGGGTAGGTATCTGTGGTCAACAACACTCACAGCATGTCACGAGGGTAGGTATCTGTGGTCAACAACACTCACAACATGTCACGAGGGTAGGTATCTGTGGTCAACAACACTCACAGCATGTCACGAGGGTAGGTATCTGTGGTCAACAACACTCAATGATGAAACATCGGTAA
- the LOC118371659 gene encoding Kruppel-like factor 18 isoform X27, translating to MDLYCVWLIIFGLTLTSTLRILEWPPLNCTQLDLQCSVQINNCSDDGWIKPRHQAPNGPLWHSGSQQHVFVRRGESGDLLPVMSLSWSLQINGGVINGTSGTEVHVTEEDSNQSICVRYIFHNKIQNMMINWKPWTFSLDRVVVDPENNYSVSIYNLPKPDLGNYRLDKIFTIPGCKDPSIKAAKVCLENGSLWDPQLSWTVSVDGGERLIITVGFNTAEFSDEYQISIQNTQHSRHVMRVGICGQQHSQHVMRVGICGQQHSQHVMRVGICGQQHSQHVMRVGICGQQHSQHVMRVGICGQQHSQHVTRVGICGQQHSQHVTRVGICGQQHSQHVTRVGICGQQHSQHVTRVGICGQQHSQHVTRVGICGQQHSQHVTRVGICGQQHSQHVTRVGICGQQHSQHVTRVGICGQQHSQHVTRVGICGQQHSQHVTRVGICGQQHSQHVTRVGICGQQHSQHVTRVGICGQQHSQHVTRVGICGQQHSQHVTRVGICGQQHSQHVTRVGICGQQHSQHVTRVGICGQQHSQHVTRVGICGQQHSQHVTRVGICGQQHSQHVTRVGICGQQHSQHVTRVGICGQQHSMMKHR from the exons GATCTCCAATGCAGCGTTCAAATTA ATAACTGTTCAGACGACGGCTGGATTAAACCCAGACACCAGGCGCCTAACGGTCCTCTGTGGCACTCAGGTTCACAGCAGCATGTGTttgtgaggagaggggagagtggtgaTCTGCTACCCGTGATGTCTCTGAGCTGGAGCCTTCAGATCAATG GAGGTGTAATCAATGGGACCAGTGGGACCGAGGTGCACGTCACTGAAGAGGACAGCAATCAAAGCATATGTGTCCGATACATCTTCcataacaaaatacaaaacatgaTGATTAACTGGAAGCCG TGGACATTTTCCTTGGACAGAGTTGTGGTGGACCCCGAAAACAATTATTCTGTTTCGATCTACAATTTACCAAAACCAGACCTGGGGAATTACAGACTTGACAAAATCTTTACAATCCCAG GATGCAAGGATCCAAGCATAAAAGCAGCCAAGGTGTGTTTGGAAAACG GCAGTCTTTGGGATCCCCAGTTGTCCTGGACTGTGTcagtggatggaggagagagactgatcaTCACAGTGGGTTTTAATACAGCTGAGTTCTCTGACGAATACCAGATATCCATCCAGAACACTCAACACTCACggcatgtcatgagggtaggtaTCTGTGGTCAACAACACTCACagcatgtcatgagggtaggtaTCTGTGGTCAACAACACTCACagcatgtcatgagggtaggtaTCTGTGGTCAACAACACTCACagcatgtcatgagggtaggtaTCTGTGGTCAACAACACTCACagcatgtcatgagggtag GTATCTGTGGTCAACAACACTCACAGCATGTCACGAGGGTAGGTATCTGTGGTCAACAACACTCACAACATGTCACGAGGGTAGGTATCTGTGGTCAACAACACTCACAGCATGTCACGAGGGTAGGTATCTGTGGTCAACAACACTCACAGCATGTCACGAGGGTAGGTATCTGTGGTCAACAACACTCACAGCATGTCACGAGGGTAGGTATCTGTGGTCAACAACACTCACAACATGTCACGAGGGTAGGTATCTGTGGTCAACAACACTCACAGCATGTCACGAGGGTAGGTATCTGTGGTCAACAACACTCACAGCATGTCACGAGGGTAGGTATCTGTGGTCAACAACACTCACAACATGTCACGAGGGTAG GTATCTGTGGTCAACAACACTCACAGCATGTCACGAGGGTAGGTATCTGTGGTCAACAACACTCACAGCATGTCACGAGGGTAGGTATCTGTGGTCAACAACACTCACAACATGTCACGAGGGTAGGTATCTGTGGTCAACAACACTCACAACATGTCACGAGGGTAGGTATCTGTGGTCAACAACACTCACAACATGTCACGAGGGTAG GTATCTGTGGTCAACAACACTCACAGCATGTCACGAGGGTAGGTATCTGTGGTCAACAACACTCACAGCATGTCACGAGGGTAGGTATCTGTGGTCAACAACACTCACAGCATGTCACGAGGGTAGGTATCTGTGGTCAACAACACTCACAGCATGTCACGAGGGTAGGTATCTGTGGTCAACAACACTCACAACATGTCACGAGGGTAGGTATCTGTGGTCAACAACACTCACAGCATGTCACGAGGGTAGGTATCTGTGGTCAACAACACTCAATGATGAAACATCGGTAA